A portion of the Streptomyces erythrochromogenes genome contains these proteins:
- a CDS encoding NAD(P)-binding domain-containing protein produces the protein MSETTTELPVVVIGAGPAGLAAAAHLLDRDITPLVLEAGPLAGAAVREWAHVRLFSRWGELVDPAAEKLLAPTGWTKPAEGTYPSGGDWAERYLQPLADVLGEQVRYGARVTGVSRTGRDRIVDADRDTQPFVVHYVNAGGREQRVLARAVIDASGTWSTPSPAGGSGLAALGEKAAADRITYRVPDLKDPAVRARYAGKRTAVIGSGASAFTALAYLADLATSDDGTGTHATWILRRGISGSTFGGGEADQLPARGALGLAAKAAVDGGHADAVTGFRTDAVERDGDGRLVLVGEDGRRLDPVDEVIVLTGFRPDLTFLDELRLGLDERLQAPTALAPLIDPNQHSCGTVYPHGVNELSHPEKDVYLVGMKSYGRAPTFLAMTGYEQVRSIAAHLAGDQEAAERVELTLPETGVCGGAGLFDEPAAAEETGGGCCAAPASLTIGAAPASSGGC, from the coding sequence ATGAGCGAGACCACCACCGAGCTGCCCGTCGTCGTCATCGGGGCCGGCCCCGCCGGACTCGCCGCCGCCGCCCACCTCCTCGACCGCGACATCACGCCCCTCGTCCTGGAAGCCGGACCGCTCGCCGGGGCCGCCGTGCGCGAGTGGGCTCACGTACGGCTGTTCTCCCGCTGGGGCGAACTCGTCGACCCGGCCGCCGAGAAGCTCCTGGCCCCGACCGGCTGGACCAAGCCCGCCGAGGGCACCTACCCCTCCGGCGGGGACTGGGCCGAGCGCTACCTCCAGCCGCTGGCCGACGTGCTCGGCGAGCAGGTCCGCTACGGGGCGCGCGTCACCGGCGTCTCCCGCACCGGCCGCGACCGCATCGTCGACGCCGACCGCGACACCCAGCCCTTCGTCGTCCACTACGTGAACGCAGGCGGCCGCGAGCAGCGGGTCCTGGCCCGCGCCGTCATCGATGCCTCCGGCACCTGGTCCACCCCCAGCCCCGCAGGCGGCAGCGGACTCGCCGCCCTCGGCGAGAAGGCCGCCGCGGACCGCATCACCTACCGGGTCCCGGACCTGAAGGACCCCGCGGTCCGCGCCCGCTACGCCGGGAAGCGGACCGCGGTCATCGGCTCCGGCGCCTCCGCCTTCACCGCCCTCGCCTACCTCGCCGATCTCGCCACGTCCGACGACGGCACCGGCACGCACGCCACGTGGATCCTGCGCCGAGGGATCTCCGGCTCCACCTTCGGCGGCGGCGAGGCCGACCAGCTCCCCGCCCGCGGCGCCCTCGGCCTGGCGGCCAAGGCCGCGGTCGACGGCGGCCACGCCGACGCGGTCACCGGTTTCCGCACCGACGCCGTCGAACGCGACGGTGACGGCCGCCTGGTCCTCGTCGGGGAGGACGGCCGCCGCCTCGACCCCGTCGACGAGGTCATCGTCCTGACCGGCTTCCGCCCCGACCTGACCTTCCTGGACGAGCTCCGCCTCGGCCTGGACGAGCGCCTCCAGGCCCCGACCGCGCTCGCCCCGCTGATCGACCCCAACCAGCACTCCTGCGGCACCGTCTACCCGCACGGCGTGAACGAGCTCTCCCACCCCGAGAAGGACGTCTACCTCGTCGGCATGAAGTCCTACGGCCGCGCCCCCACCTTCCTCGCGATGACCGGCTACGAGCAGGTCCGCTCCATCGCCGCCCACCTCGCTGGCGACCAGGAAGCCGCCGAGCGCGTCGAACTCACCCTCCCCGAAACCGGCGTGTGCGGCGGCGCGGGCCTCTTCGACGAGCCCGCCGCCGCGGAGGAGACCGGTGGCGGGTGCTGCGCGGCCCCGGCCTCCCTCACCATCGGCGCCGCTCCCGCTTCCTCCGGCGGCTGCTGA
- a CDS encoding MFS transporter: protein MAATGTGVRSRPRAVLPALCLTQITSWGIVYYAFLVLNPAITADTGWSAGATTAAFSAALVVSAGAGIHVGRVLDHRGPRTVMTAGSVLGSLSLLVIAAAPNLAVFVAGWLLAGAAMAAILYQPAFAALTRWWGPDHIRALTIVTLAGGLASTVFAPLTAVLADHMSWRATYVVLAGVLAALTVPAHAIALKAPWPPAPPSPPHVTGGHEGVVRSRAFWMLAVTFTLSAFAMYAVVIGLVPLLIERGYTTTQAAWALGLGGAGQTLGRTLYGALASQLGVTARTVTLIALGALTTAALAAVAGPYALLVAVSVLAGVIRGNLTLLQATAVTDRWGTTHYGRLSGLLGAPAHAAAALAPFAGAVLAGPLGGYPALFALLAALSVTAAATAWGTRPDTGPRG from the coding sequence GTGGCCGCGACCGGGACGGGGGTCCGGTCGCGGCCACGCGCCGTCCTGCCCGCCCTCTGCCTCACCCAGATCACCAGCTGGGGCATCGTCTACTACGCCTTCCTCGTCCTCAACCCGGCCATCACCGCCGACACCGGCTGGAGCGCGGGCGCGACCACCGCGGCGTTCTCCGCCGCCCTCGTCGTTTCCGCCGGCGCCGGGATCCACGTCGGCCGCGTCCTGGACCACCGCGGCCCCCGCACGGTCATGACCGCCGGCTCCGTCCTGGGTTCGCTGAGCCTGCTGGTGATAGCCGCGGCCCCCAACCTGGCCGTCTTCGTCGCCGGTTGGCTCCTCGCCGGAGCGGCGATGGCCGCCATCCTCTACCAGCCCGCCTTCGCCGCCCTCACCCGCTGGTGGGGCCCCGACCACATCCGCGCGCTCACGATCGTCACCCTCGCCGGCGGACTCGCCTCCACCGTCTTCGCACCCCTGACCGCGGTCCTCGCCGACCACATGTCCTGGCGCGCAACCTACGTAGTACTCGCCGGCGTCCTCGCGGCCCTGACCGTCCCCGCCCACGCGATCGCGCTGAAGGCCCCGTGGCCGCCGGCCCCGCCGAGCCCGCCGCACGTCACCGGCGGCCACGAAGGCGTGGTGCGCAGCCGGGCGTTCTGGATGCTGGCCGTCACCTTCACCCTGTCCGCGTTCGCGATGTATGCCGTCGTCATCGGCCTCGTCCCCCTGCTGATCGAACGCGGCTACACCACCACCCAAGCCGCATGGGCTCTCGGCCTCGGCGGCGCCGGCCAGACCCTCGGCCGCACCCTGTACGGCGCCCTCGCCAGCCAGCTCGGCGTCACCGCCCGCACCGTCACCCTGATCGCCCTCGGCGCCCTCACCACCGCAGCCCTCGCCGCCGTGGCCGGCCCGTACGCCCTGCTCGTCGCGGTTTCCGTCCTCGCCGGGGTGATCCGCGGCAACCTCACCCTCCTCCAGGCCACCGCCGTCACCGACCGCTGGGGCACCACCCACTACGGCCGACTCTCCGGCCTCCTCGGCGCACCCGCACACGCCGCAGCCGCCCTTGCCCCCTTCGCCGGCGCGGTCCTTGCCGGACCCCTCGGCGGCTACCCCGCACTCTTCGCACTGCTCGCCGCGCTGTCGGTCACCGCTGCTGCCACAGCATGGGGGACTCGTCCGGACACCGGCCCGAGAGGATGA
- a CDS encoding 5-carboxymethyl-2-hydroxymuconate Delta-isomerase has translation MPHLVLEYSGNVRDSFDPATVLAEVHAVLTTAGGFRPQDFKSRAVRQDTYAVGDGSREQSFVNLDVRTFAGKPPETRAAIAEAALAVLTRAFARTMSETTCDVSVQVTELDRASYARARSEHA, from the coding sequence GTGCCACACCTCGTCCTGGAGTACTCGGGCAACGTCCGCGACTCCTTCGACCCCGCCACCGTCCTCGCGGAGGTCCACGCCGTGCTCACGACCGCGGGAGGCTTCCGCCCCCAGGACTTCAAGAGCCGTGCGGTCCGCCAGGACACCTACGCCGTCGGTGACGGCAGCCGCGAACAGTCCTTCGTCAACCTCGACGTGCGGACCTTCGCCGGCAAGCCGCCCGAGACCAGGGCCGCCATCGCCGAAGCCGCGCTCGCCGTCCTCACCCGGGCCTTCGCCCGGACGATGAGCGAGACCACCTGCGATGTCTCCGTCCAGGTCACCGAACTGGACCGCGCCTCCTACGCCCGGGCGCGCTCGGAACACGCCTGA
- a CDS encoding phthiocerol/phthiodiolone dimycocerosyl transferase family protein, whose product MSAADVPRRLSDIEAAFAYTHALMAGTTQVTTRLSLGEAVPDGVVERAVARWEQDVPLLRLRIEERPDGLWFREAPGAAAERVRRGAPPGARTPDDVLRAELNDVLPTGGPLWRLRVVREARETHLFFTRNHAISDGHSTGAVLRALLDHLPGPPYGPSGRRAGPPPEAAGAGPFEDVRRLPPDADALEYLPPAVPAPGACAPPAADPAPVPFDATARWADRTADFTALDLSAEQTGRLRSRCRAAGVSVNQFLGAALAESWTRVTGRADVRLLTAVSLRGRYPGPLPDVGCFISVAGVAVEPHAAGTTETARRYGAALRAADARWRPPRRGHAEIRRAVARTAGAAEASGICLTNVGVADTAFGAHAARVTGFRTVVNRTGGNYGLVLHAATFAGALSLALAHGVPATGRATARAVSRELRARLLQPAPAPTGSSVGVPRVSPAAGPGPADRESALRTRAAGAG is encoded by the coding sequence GTGAGCGCGGCGGACGTCCCGCGCCGGCTGAGCGACATCGAGGCGGCCTTCGCGTACACCCACGCCCTGATGGCCGGCACCACACAGGTCACCACCCGGCTGTCGCTGGGGGAGGCCGTGCCGGACGGTGTCGTGGAGCGGGCGGTGGCGCGGTGGGAACAGGACGTGCCCCTGCTGCGACTGCGCATCGAGGAGCGGCCGGACGGTCTGTGGTTCCGGGAGGCGCCGGGTGCGGCGGCGGAGCGGGTGCGCCGCGGTGCGCCGCCCGGTGCGCGGACCCCTGACGACGTCCTGCGGGCGGAGCTCAACGACGTCCTGCCCACCGGGGGGCCGCTGTGGCGGCTGCGCGTCGTCCGCGAGGCGCGGGAGACGCACCTGTTCTTCACCCGCAACCACGCCATTTCGGACGGGCACTCGACGGGAGCGGTCCTGCGGGCGCTGCTCGATCACCTGCCGGGGCCGCCGTACGGTCCTTCCGGCCGTCGTGCAGGTCCGCCCCCGGAGGCCGCCGGGGCGGGGCCCTTCGAGGACGTGCGCCGGCTGCCGCCCGACGCGGACGCGCTGGAGTACCTGCCGCCGGCCGTGCCCGCCCCGGGTGCCTGTGCACCGCCCGCGGCCGATCCGGCACCTGTACCGTTCGACGCGACCGCCCGGTGGGCCGATCGTACGGCCGACTTCACCGCGCTCGACCTGTCCGCGGAGCAGACCGGGCGGCTCCGCTCGCGCTGCCGGGCCGCGGGGGTGTCGGTCAACCAGTTCCTGGGGGCGGCGCTCGCCGAATCCTGGACCCGGGTCACGGGTCGCGCGGACGTCCGGTTGCTCACCGCGGTCTCCCTGCGGGGCCGGTATCCGGGCCCGCTGCCCGACGTCGGCTGCTTCATCTCCGTGGCCGGCGTCGCCGTGGAGCCGCACGCCGCCGGGACCACCGAGACGGCGCGGAGGTACGGCGCGGCGCTGCGGGCCGCGGACGCACGGTGGCGGCCGCCGAGGCGCGGGCACGCCGAGATCCGCCGGGCGGTGGCCCGGACCGCGGGGGCCGCCGAGGCGTCCGGGATCTGCCTCACCAACGTCGGTGTGGCCGACACGGCGTTCGGCGCGCACGCGGCCCGCGTCACCGGGTTCCGTACGGTCGTCAACCGCACCGGCGGCAACTACGGGCTGGTGCTCCACGCCGCCACCTTCGCCGGGGCGCTCTCCCTCGCCCTCGCCCACGGGGTCCCGGCCACCGGTCGCGCGACGGCGCGCGCTGTCTCCCGGGAGCTGCGCGCACGCCTGTTGCAGCCGGCCCCGGCGCCCACCGGGTCGTCCGTCGGGGTGCCTCGGGTCAGTCCTGCCGCAGGGCCAGGTCCAGCAGACCGGGAAAGCGCGCTTCGAACTCGGGCCGCCGGAGCCGGTTGA
- a CDS encoding SDR family oxidoreductase: MNSYAGRRALIVGGTSGVGLATARGFAERGAETVIVSRSPHKLQAALAELSALAGTSTATPLDIRSDTEVEEFARAAGTFDHVVVSAAETPMGRVDALPLADAYAAMDSKFWGAYRIARSVTIDPQGSLTLIAGYLSQRPSKASALQSAINASMEALARGLALEYAPLRVNAVSPGLLRTPLWDGLAADARDAMYEAAAGRLPVGRVGTPADVAAAVLFLADNPYTTGSTVYVDGGGTIA; encoded by the coding sequence ATGAACAGCTACGCGGGCCGGCGCGCCCTGATCGTCGGCGGCACCTCCGGTGTCGGCCTCGCCACCGCCCGGGGGTTCGCCGAGCGCGGCGCCGAGACCGTCATCGTCTCCCGCTCGCCCCACAAGCTCCAGGCCGCCCTCGCCGAACTCTCCGCCCTCGCCGGCACGTCCACGGCCACGCCCCTCGACATCCGCTCCGACACCGAGGTCGAGGAGTTCGCCCGGGCCGCGGGCACCTTCGACCACGTCGTCGTGTCCGCCGCCGAGACGCCCATGGGCCGCGTCGACGCGCTCCCGCTGGCCGACGCGTACGCCGCCATGGACAGCAAGTTCTGGGGCGCGTACCGCATCGCCCGCTCGGTCACGATCGACCCGCAGGGCTCGCTGACCCTGATCGCCGGCTACCTATCGCAGCGTCCCTCGAAGGCCTCCGCCCTGCAGAGCGCCATCAACGCCTCCATGGAGGCCCTGGCCCGCGGCCTGGCCCTGGAGTACGCCCCGCTCCGCGTCAACGCCGTCTCGCCCGGCCTCCTGCGCACGCCCCTGTGGGACGGCCTCGCGGCGGACGCACGTGACGCCATGTACGAGGCGGCGGCGGGCCGTCTTCCCGTGGGCCGCGTCGGGACCCCGGCGGACGTCGCCGCCGCGGTTCTCTTCCTCGCCGACAACCCCTACACCACGGGCTCCACGGTCTACGTCGACGGTGGCGGCACCATCGCCTGA
- a CDS encoding enolase C-terminal domain-like protein, protein MSEPATAELYRVELPMAVGFDHPAHRRTTSDSLVLRLTVDGWSGIGECAPRRYVTGETSDLVADALRALPLEAIAASLRDTGPAALLALLLNEGAAAHYALPGGNNLHCLVETALLDLIGKRLGLPGTELVPGPGAVNGAATASLPVSQVLDLSLDVEEFLDTRGPFHFVKTKASSAISRDVRTVAAIRDRLGDRVPIMVDANMSWAPDAAVGHTRSLHEAGATFVEEPLAKGAWRQLARLRKEGALPVMLDESVRTAADARAAVAHGACDAFNIRIAKNGGPVAAAGLAAFAREHGLAFQIGVQVAEVGPLIAAGRALALRNADALTVEGGQSDRFFPDMVVSPRPVVDRIGNTVRGVPGTGFGLELNHHATRWARARRTEGDPLWQVTAPATTHTARSEDHA, encoded by the coding sequence ATGTCTGAGCCTGCCACAGCCGAGCTGTACCGGGTCGAGCTGCCCATGGCGGTCGGCTTCGACCACCCGGCCCACAGGCGCACCACCTCCGACAGCCTCGTCCTGCGGCTGACGGTCGACGGCTGGTCCGGCATCGGGGAGTGCGCCCCCCGGCGGTACGTCACGGGGGAAACGTCCGACCTCGTCGCCGACGCCCTGCGCGCGCTGCCCCTGGAAGCCATCGCCGCGAGCCTGCGCGACACCGGCCCGGCCGCCCTCCTGGCTCTGCTGCTGAACGAGGGCGCGGCCGCACACTACGCGCTGCCGGGCGGCAACAACCTGCACTGCCTGGTGGAGACCGCGCTGCTCGACCTGATCGGCAAGCGCCTGGGCCTGCCGGGCACGGAGCTGGTTCCCGGGCCCGGCGCGGTGAACGGCGCGGCCACCGCGTCGCTCCCGGTCTCCCAGGTGCTCGACCTCAGTCTCGACGTGGAGGAGTTCCTCGACACCCGCGGCCCGTTCCACTTCGTGAAGACCAAGGCTTCGTCCGCCATCTCCCGGGACGTCCGCACGGTCGCGGCGATCAGGGACCGCCTGGGTGACCGGGTCCCGATCATGGTGGACGCCAATATGAGCTGGGCCCCCGACGCGGCCGTCGGCCACACCCGGTCCCTGCACGAAGCCGGAGCCACGTTCGTCGAGGAACCACTGGCCAAGGGGGCGTGGCGGCAACTGGCCCGCCTCCGGAAGGAGGGAGCACTGCCGGTCATGCTGGACGAGTCCGTCCGTACCGCGGCGGACGCCCGGGCGGCCGTGGCCCACGGCGCGTGCGACGCCTTCAACATCCGCATCGCCAAGAACGGCGGTCCGGTCGCCGCGGCCGGCCTCGCCGCGTTCGCCCGCGAGCACGGCCTCGCCTTCCAGATCGGCGTACAGGTCGCCGAAGTGGGCCCGCTCATCGCCGCGGGCCGTGCCCTCGCCCTGCGCAACGCCGACGCGCTGACCGTCGAGGGCGGCCAGTCGGACCGCTTCTTCCCCGACATGGTCGTCTCCCCGCGGCCGGTCGTGGACCGGATCGGCAACACCGTCCGGGGCGTCCCCGGCACCGGCTTCGGGCTCGAACTGAACCACCACGCCACCCGCTGGGCCCGGGCCCGCCGCACCGAGGGCGACCCGCTCTGGCAGGTGACGGCTCCCGCCACCACCCACACCGCACGCAGCGAGGACCACGCATGA
- a CDS encoding MFS transporter — MTRHEPAPGARPGPTLFAACLGFVVVILDVSVVNVASKALTAEFGDSLAGLEWVINGYTLTFAAFLLTAGALGDRFDPRRIFVAGFALFAVTSLACGAAPTLATLIAARVLQGVGAALIVPSSLSLVNTNFPDPAQRTRAVSLWAAAGGLALALGPVVGGLLVDTLGWRSIFYVNIPIAAVGILLTQRYAQAAPPRDPSRRRSLDLPGQLLAIAGLGALTTAIVEANARGWGDALVVTCIVVFAAALIGFLAVERRSADPMLPLHLFGRRAFSATSLIGVLLNFAFYGLIFVFSLFFQQVWEYSPITAGLAFLPMTGAIMAANLACGPLVKKYGARSVLLTGNLLAAIGYLAVVPAVGADSYPAVIVQFLVAGFGIGLVVPAMTNAMLGAADPANAGIASGVLNASRQLGGLVGVAVMGLLVGQAATGHFLTGLRAALLSAVVALAVAALLSATGIRRASAPATRAATASAAASR; from the coding sequence GTGACTCGCCATGAACCCGCCCCCGGGGCCCGGCCCGGACCCACTCTCTTCGCCGCCTGCCTGGGCTTCGTGGTCGTCATCCTCGACGTCAGCGTGGTCAACGTCGCCTCCAAGGCACTCACCGCCGAGTTCGGCGACAGCCTCGCCGGCCTGGAATGGGTGATCAACGGCTACACCCTCACCTTCGCCGCCTTCCTCCTCACCGCCGGCGCACTGGGCGACCGCTTCGACCCCCGGCGCATCTTCGTCGCCGGCTTCGCCCTCTTCGCCGTGACCTCCCTGGCCTGCGGCGCCGCCCCCACGCTCGCCACCCTCATCGCCGCCCGCGTCCTGCAAGGCGTCGGCGCAGCCCTGATCGTGCCGTCCTCGCTCTCCCTGGTGAACACCAACTTCCCCGACCCGGCCCAGCGCACCAGGGCCGTCAGCCTCTGGGCGGCCGCGGGCGGCCTCGCACTGGCCCTCGGCCCGGTCGTCGGCGGACTCCTCGTCGACACCCTCGGCTGGCGTTCGATCTTCTACGTCAACATCCCCATCGCCGCCGTCGGCATCCTGCTCACCCAGCGCTACGCCCAGGCCGCCCCGCCGCGAGACCCCTCGCGCCGTCGTTCGCTCGACCTGCCCGGCCAGTTGCTCGCCATCGCCGGCCTCGGCGCGCTGACCACCGCCATCGTCGAAGCCAATGCCCGGGGCTGGGGCGACGCGCTCGTCGTCACCTGCATCGTCGTCTTCGCAGCCGCCCTGATCGGCTTCCTCGCCGTCGAACGCCGCAGCGCCGACCCGATGCTGCCCCTGCACCTGTTCGGCCGGCGGGCGTTCAGCGCCACCTCGCTCATCGGCGTCCTGCTCAACTTCGCCTTCTACGGCCTCATCTTCGTCTTCAGCCTCTTCTTCCAGCAGGTGTGGGAGTACTCCCCCATCACCGCCGGGCTCGCCTTCCTGCCCATGACCGGCGCCATCATGGCCGCCAACCTGGCCTGCGGCCCCCTGGTCAAGAAGTACGGCGCGCGCAGCGTGCTGCTCACCGGCAACCTCCTCGCCGCCATCGGCTACCTGGCCGTCGTCCCGGCCGTCGGAGCCGACTCGTACCCGGCGGTCATCGTCCAGTTCCTCGTCGCGGGATTCGGGATCGGCCTCGTGGTCCCGGCCATGACCAACGCCATGCTCGGCGCGGCCGACCCGGCCAACGCGGGCATCGCCTCCGGCGTCCTCAACGCCTCCCGCCAGCTGGGCGGCCTCGTCGGTGTCGCCGTCATGGGCCTCCTCGTCGGGCAGGCCGCCACCGGACACTTCCTGACCGGGCTGCGCGCCGCCCTCCTTTCCGCCGTCGTCGCGCTGGCGGTCGCCGCCCTACTGAGCGCCACCGGAATCCGCAGGGCCTCCGCTCCCGCCACCCGCGCCGCGACCGCCTCGGCCGCAGCGAGCCGCTGA
- a CDS encoding thiamine pyrophosphate-binding protein, with translation MTTPAPTYFSDLVVEFLHQQDIDTVVFNPGASFRGVHDSLVHADNAAIAPEIVMACHEEIAVAIAHGYHKASGRHMGVFVHANVGLLHASMAVFNAWCDRVPLFVLGGNGPVDAGKRRPWIDWIHTSQNIESVVKDYVKWCDQPIGQRATVESLTRAFKLMNTPMHAPVFVALDFDTQEQQLEEGVRLYPATATEPTLLPPLDRETVDDLARRLLAARTPVLVVDFSGRDPETVAPLVALAEALGLAVIDRGNRLNFPSNHPLNVSHTGTDEIAGADLVIALEVQDLVGALGSFLSLTDQGLPENGADIVTIGFNDLLTSKWAADYQQLVPVTRSVAADTRASVEALRAVAEDPRGPFAAPGFIERRDRRAAALADVHGRSRAEWARQAEESKQREHIHVAGAVDEIHRAVRDEEWILTNTGSLTVDGWVKKLWPLERPGSYLGLNGGGGLGYGLGASVGAALAHRDDDTLCIDLQSDGDFLYTPSALWTLAAQQAPLLVVVMNNRLYLNSTQHAQRIAGNRDRDIDRAHIATSFYDNPVDFVTMARSYGIHALPRVEKIGDVAPTVGEAVRHLKNHRAPVLVEILMD, from the coding sequence ATGACGACGCCGGCTCCCACCTACTTCTCCGACCTGGTCGTGGAGTTCCTGCACCAGCAGGACATCGACACGGTCGTCTTCAACCCCGGCGCCTCCTTCCGCGGGGTGCACGACTCGCTGGTCCACGCCGACAACGCGGCCATCGCCCCGGAGATCGTGATGGCCTGCCACGAGGAGATCGCCGTGGCCATCGCGCACGGCTACCACAAGGCCAGCGGTCGCCACATGGGCGTCTTCGTCCACGCCAACGTCGGCCTGCTGCACGCCTCGATGGCCGTCTTCAACGCCTGGTGCGACCGGGTCCCGCTGTTCGTCCTGGGCGGCAACGGCCCCGTGGACGCGGGCAAGCGCCGGCCGTGGATCGACTGGATCCACACCTCGCAGAACATCGAGTCCGTCGTCAAGGACTACGTGAAGTGGTGCGACCAGCCCATCGGCCAGCGCGCCACGGTCGAGTCCCTGACCCGCGCCTTCAAGCTGATGAACACCCCCATGCACGCACCGGTGTTCGTCGCCCTGGACTTCGACACGCAGGAGCAGCAGCTGGAGGAGGGCGTACGCCTCTACCCCGCGACCGCGACCGAGCCGACCCTGCTGCCCCCGCTCGACCGGGAGACGGTCGACGACCTCGCCCGACGGCTGCTGGCCGCGCGCACACCGGTCCTGGTGGTGGACTTCTCCGGCCGCGACCCCGAGACGGTGGCTCCGCTCGTGGCACTCGCCGAGGCTCTCGGCCTGGCCGTCATCGACCGGGGCAACCGCCTCAACTTCCCCTCCAACCACCCCCTGAACGTCAGCCACACCGGCACCGACGAGATAGCCGGTGCCGACCTCGTGATCGCCCTGGAGGTGCAGGACCTCGTCGGAGCCCTCGGCTCCTTCCTCTCCCTGACCGACCAGGGACTGCCCGAGAACGGCGCCGACATCGTCACCATCGGCTTCAACGACCTCCTCACCAGCAAGTGGGCCGCCGACTACCAGCAGCTCGTGCCCGTCACCCGGTCGGTCGCCGCGGACACCCGGGCCTCGGTCGAGGCGCTGCGCGCCGTCGCCGAGGATCCCCGGGGCCCCTTCGCCGCTCCCGGCTTCATCGAGCGCCGCGACCGGCGTGCCGCCGCCCTGGCCGACGTACACGGCCGCAGCCGGGCCGAATGGGCCCGCCAGGCGGAGGAGTCCAAGCAGCGCGAGCACATCCACGTCGCCGGCGCCGTCGACGAGATCCACCGGGCGGTCCGTGACGAGGAGTGGATCCTGACCAACACCGGCAGCCTGACCGTGGACGGCTGGGTCAAGAAGCTGTGGCCCCTGGAGCGTCCCGGCAGCTACCTCGGCCTCAACGGAGGCGGTGGCCTCGGCTACGGGCTGGGCGCCTCCGTCGGTGCCGCGCTCGCCCACCGCGACGACGACACCCTGTGCATCGACCTCCAGTCGGACGGCGACTTCCTCTACACGCCCAGCGCCCTGTGGACCCTGGCCGCGCAGCAGGCGCCGCTGCTCGTCGTCGTCATGAACAACCGCCTTTACCTCAACTCCACCCAGCACGCACAGCGGATCGCCGGCAACCGGGACCGCGACATCGACCGCGCGCACATCGCCACCAGCTTCTACGACAATCCCGTCGACTTCGTGACCATGGCCCGCTCGTACGGGATCCACGCGCTTCCCCGCGTGGAGAAGATCGGTGACGTCGCCCCCACCGTGGGCGAAGCGGTCCGTCACCTGAAGAACCACCGGGCACCGGTGCTGGTCGAGATCCTCATGGACTGA
- a CDS encoding FAH family protein, protein MTVLFECLHDQVRHVGLGIPDAGEPLRLHRLREDDDLAALLAGAPDEEARTAAVTALLADRPLVEVAAQDRHRVRPRPPLLPAHIGDALVSGFMMTHNVKIDTGTQDQPNWFVKGLGDILRVPGEPLSVPGGAVAVCEEAEVVLVYVGDAQGVPRYAGHTFGNDLTDIGRFKRHAGHLSYAKLCDAGIAPWLHLGPPPRSATGEVVIERGGSPAWKGSFTTGTDAIHYDVAAMMDRLFAHRSLHRPGRVHYVYIGADRSSFHDGFRTADGDRVAIDVTSHGVRFAHPLAWTGPAERPAAQEWGR, encoded by the coding sequence GTGACGGTGCTCTTCGAATGCCTCCACGACCAGGTCCGGCACGTGGGCCTGGGCATCCCCGACGCCGGTGAGCCGCTGCGCCTGCACCGCTTGCGAGAGGACGACGACCTCGCCGCACTGCTCGCCGGAGCACCCGACGAGGAGGCGCGCACCGCCGCGGTCACCGCCCTGCTGGCCGACCGGCCCCTCGTCGAGGTGGCCGCACAGGACCGGCACCGGGTGCGCCCCCGACCGCCCCTCCTGCCCGCCCACATCGGCGACGCGCTCGTCAGCGGCTTCATGATGACCCACAACGTCAAGATCGACACGGGCACGCAGGACCAGCCGAACTGGTTCGTCAAGGGGCTGGGGGACATCCTGCGCGTGCCGGGGGAACCCCTCTCCGTCCCCGGCGGTGCCGTGGCCGTGTGCGAGGAGGCCGAGGTCGTCCTCGTGTACGTGGGCGACGCCCAGGGCGTACCTCGTTACGCGGGCCACACCTTCGGCAACGACCTCACCGACATCGGCCGCTTCAAGCGGCACGCCGGACACCTCTCGTACGCCAAGCTCTGCGACGCGGGCATCGCCCCGTGGCTGCACCTGGGCCCGCCGCCGCGATCGGCCACGGGCGAGGTCGTGATCGAACGCGGCGGCTCCCCGGCATGGAAGGGCTCCTTCACCACCGGCACGGACGCCATCCACTACGACGTGGCAGCCATGATGGACCGTCTGTTCGCCCACCGCTCCCTCCACCGGCCGGGGCGCGTGCACTACGTGTACATCGGCGCCGACCGCAGCAGCTTCCACGACGGCTTCCGCACCGCCGACGGCGACCGGGTCGCCATCGACGTGACCAGCCACGGCGTCCGGTTCGCACACCCGCTGGCCTGGACCGGGCCCGCCGAACGGCCGGCCGCACAGGAGTGGGGACGGTGA
- a CDS encoding ArsR/SmtB family transcription factor, whose protein sequence is MTAADTPPGPGHRLPPVHTDPAEVPLEAALLALADPVRRTLVRELAGADDWERSCGSFDVPVTKATLSRHFAVLRDAGLLEQRDAGPKRLNRLRRPEFEARFPGLLDLALRQD, encoded by the coding sequence ATGACGGCAGCGGACACGCCCCCCGGCCCCGGACACCGGCTCCCACCGGTCCACACGGACCCGGCCGAGGTTCCGTTGGAGGCGGCCCTGCTCGCACTCGCCGACCCGGTCAGGCGCACGCTCGTGCGCGAACTGGCCGGGGCCGACGACTGGGAACGCTCCTGCGGGAGCTTCGACGTGCCGGTGACCAAAGCCACCCTGAGCAGGCACTTCGCAGTCCTGCGGGACGCCGGGCTGTTGGAGCAGCGCGATGCCGGCCCCAAGCGGCTCAACCGGCTCCGGCGGCCCGAGTTCGAAGCGCGCTTTCCCGGTCTGCTGGACCTGGCCCTGCGGCAGGACTGA